AAACACATGGAGGAGGATTCCAGGTATGTCTTATGTGCTTGGATTTGATCAGAAGATGGGTGTGCTTGTAGGTGATTCTCTGCATTGGCTAGTGGGTCGACATCGAATCGTGCTCAACCCCAACCTGATTGTTGGTTTTAATCTTGAGGTTGAAGAATTTAGGGAAGTGCCAGCGCCTGAGCTTATTGGTGAAAATCTTTCTATCAATTTGGGGGTCGTAGGAGACTGGCTGTCGCTGACTGCAAATTATGAGCGCATGCGCCTTGATGTTTGGGTGATGAAAGAATATGGAGAGGAAGAATCTTGGAGTAGACTCATTGTGATCAAACCAAACGAATTGGCACCTCTAAAATGTATGAGAACCTTAGCTTTCTCAAAGAAAGGTGATGAACTTCTACTTCGTCTGGTGGATGGAAGCCTTGTTTGGTATAACCTGAAAGAAAAGAGCGTCAAGAGTGTGGAGATACCTATTGCCGTGACTCCTTTTGTAGTGGAGGCTTTTCGTGGAAGCCTTGTTTCTCCCTGTCTCAACAAAGAAGAAACTGATGCAAAGAAAGTCCGACCACAGAAGGGAAAGAATAATAGGAAGAGGTATCTACTTTGTAAATTTTGTAAGTTCACTCAATTTGGCATGATTTGCTTATATTGATTGTATTAAGTAAGAGCTGGCAATGTTAAGTAAGAGCTTTAGTGTTAATGCCACGATATTTTTATTGCCCATTGTTTATCTTGGTGCTTATGATTTTCCCTTGTTTCTCAGGGACGAATTCCTGTCAAAGGGGTTTAAGTTGGTTTTGTAGGTAATGGAGCAGAGCATGATCAAGGATAGGAAGAGGTAATTAATCTGATAGAATTTCCTCTTTGTTTAAGTTTGctttaatttcttgattttaaTGTTGGTTGCACTGATACTGACCAATGGCGAGGTGAGTGGTTCCGGCATTTTTCCCCGTAATTACATGCATAAATGGgaagtttttcttcttttttttttttttcggtgtACACCTGACCACAAGCTTTATCTTTACTAAGAAAAGTTGTGAAATTTACCTTTCAATTCATCTTTGTGGCTTTGTTTCTCTCAGGCCTGATCCTGGTGGAATAAAGCTCCATTATCACATGAGATACTCTGAAAAAGGAAGTGGGGTTAAACTTTGGCCAATTTTATGCtttgttaaaagaaaaaaaaaaactttctacATATGAATATCTGCTCCTTTTCTTAGTAG
The Manihot esculenta cultivar AM560-2 chromosome 1, M.esculenta_v8, whole genome shotgun sequence genome window above contains:
- the LOC110629703 gene encoding F-box protein CPR1, giving the protein MLDRFPPEIQTDILSRLSVDDLLRFRCISKSWCAQIDDAVFIKAHLKKFFNTCSSLYLLFADSHPNSLYFASFESLGNAVELDNPLKGPSDAHHNIKMVGSCNGLICYGNAAGTIALLNPLTTKHHILPFLPLDFHLEGKSTWGAWAFGFGYDPISDDYKVVRLGQYLCLFDQFFDTETMVCSLKANTWRRIPGMSYVLGFDQKMGVLVGDSLHWLVGRHRIVLNPNLIVGFNLEVEEFREVPAPELIGENLSINLGVVGDWLSLTANYERMRLDVWVMKEYGEEESWSRLIVIKPNELAPLKCMRTLAFSKKGDELLLRLVDGSLVWYNLKEKSVKSVEIPIAVTPFVVEAFRGSLVSPCLNKEETDAKKVRPQKGKNNRKRDEFLSKGFKLVL